The proteins below are encoded in one region of Silene latifolia isolate original U9 population chromosome 2, ASM4854445v1, whole genome shotgun sequence:
- the LOC141640894 gene encoding uncharacterized protein LOC141640894 gives MKSLCDVVPMDACHLLLGRPWEFDRNTTHQGKENVYVFKHNGKRVTRLPCHQTERVMEVLTCPKRLMEYYFYPRQPAIKELRQEQPVLFLLSRETNTEWNKDVPAEVQPLVKKYKEVFPAELPSGLPPLRGIEHHIDLVPGSVLPNRPAYRCDPTTTKELQHRVEELMTKGFVRESLSPCATALLVPKKDGSWRMCTIAGL, from the coding sequence ATGAAGTCTTTGTGTGATGTGGTCCCTATGGATGCCTGCCATCTACTACTAGGGAGACCATGGGAATTtgacaggaataccactcaccagGGGAAGGAAAATGTCTATGTTTTCAAGCATAATGGAAAGAGAGTCACTCGACTCCCTTGCCACCAAACCGAGAGGGTTATGGAAGTCCTAACATGCCCGAAGAGGTTAATGGAGTACTATTTCTATCCGAGGCAGCCGGCGATCAAGGAGCTGAGGCAAGAACAACCTGTGTTGTTCCTCCTATCAAGGGAAACCAACACTGAATGGAACAAAGATGTACCTGCAGAGGTTCAACCCTTAGTTAAGAAGTACAAGGAGGTTTTTCCAGCTGAGTTGCCTAGTGGATTGCCACCCCTGAGAGGCATTGAGCATCACATAGACCTTGTACCTGGTTCTGTACTTCCTAACAGGCCAGCTTACAGGTGTGATCCCACAACAACTAAGGAGCTACAACATCGAGTTGAAGAATTAATGACTAAGGGGTTTGTAAGGGAGTCATTGAGCCCCTGTGCGACTGCCTTACTAGTGCCTAAGAAAGATGGAAGTTGGAGAATGTGTACGATAGCGGGGCTATAA